CAACCGCATTTCCAGATAAATTTATGAGCAGTAATTCCCCCATCCCTGTTGTTGTCAATGGTGCCGCCGGCAAAATGGGCCGCGAAGTGATCAAGGCAGTTGCTGAAGCGCCGGATATGACGTTGCTGGGCGCAATTGACCGAAATCCAGAATACTTCGGTCAAGATGCCGGTGAATTGGCCGGTATTGAACCCTTAGAAGTTCCCATCACCAACGATCTCGAATCGATGCTAGCTTTTGCCGCCCAGCAAAAAGAGATTGGCGTCATGGTAGATTTTACCCACCCGAAAACGGTGTATGATAACGTCCGCTCTGCGATCGCTTATGGCGTCAAGCCCGTGGTTGGCACCACCGGCTTAAGTCCAGAAAAACTGCAAGACCTCACTGAATTTGCCGATAAAGCCAGCACCGGCTGCCTGATTATCCCGAATTTCTCCATCGGCATGGTTTTGCTGCAACAAGCTGCCGTTCAGGCATCCCAGTATTTTGACCATGTAGAAATTATCGAACTACACCACAACCAAAAAGCCGACGCCCCCAGTGGCACAGCGATTCAAACCGCCCAATTACTCGCAGAATTAGGTAAAACGTTCAACCCGCCCCAAGTAGAGGAAAGCGAAAAACTTGCCGGTGCCAGAGGCAGTACCGCAGACGAAGGCATCCGCATCCACAGCATCCGCCTCCCTGGTTTAATTGCTCACCAAGAGGTGATTTTCGGGGCTGCCGGTCAAGTTTACACCCTGCGTCACGACACCAGCGATCGCGCTTGCTATATGCCCGGTGTCTTACTCGCCATTCGCAAAGTCCTCCAGCTCAAATCCCTCGTTTATGGTTTAGAAAAGATCCTTTAAGAGGATGTTTGAAACGTGATCATTGCAACCCGAACCGCCCCCTAAATCCCCCAATTCTGGGGGACTTTGAAGCGTAAGTCCTTAATCACC
This genomic stretch from Microcoleus sp. FACHB-672 harbors:
- the dapB gene encoding 4-hydroxy-tetrahydrodipicolinate reductase, whose product is MSSNSPIPVVVNGAAGKMGREVIKAVAEAPDMTLLGAIDRNPEYFGQDAGELAGIEPLEVPITNDLESMLAFAAQQKEIGVMVDFTHPKTVYDNVRSAIAYGVKPVVGTTGLSPEKLQDLTEFADKASTGCLIIPNFSIGMVLLQQAAVQASQYFDHVEIIELHHNQKADAPSGTAIQTAQLLAELGKTFNPPQVEESEKLAGARGSTADEGIRIHSIRLPGLIAHQEVIFGAAGQVYTLRHDTSDRACYMPGVLLAIRKVLQLKSLVYGLEKIL